TTAAGTCTCAGCGAATCGATCTTGCTgagatttgaaaatttattgatttgatttgaaattgcatacctgttaaccctcccgcattgcgcgggagactcccgcaaaacggcctaaaaatctaagatctccCGCATCCAAATtatctcccgcgcgggagacaaatttctcccgcaatcgtatttgtcttccccatacccccccccccccccaattctgaatctttacatgcaaatttcaacaaccactgctggtttttctctgattttgagctcaaaaagGTGCAGTGTAGCATGAATATATCAACATCCATCCAAGTACTCTCTACCGTGATCATAGTATGACATGTTATAGTCcagtttactttttacgattacttccggttttgacttaaatcagttacgtatttagttatgcataggccttataaaaaaataagtgaaagcttaaaacatcttgattttactctgtaacaccaaagaaaacaatacacagccagtggtgtcacttaacaggtgcacaggtaaagcacccaagccacgtgcagtgagtcgtgactaattctgtctggccagcacaatcggtaaaaatcaaagtgagtttggaacactgagtgtttatacaagctaccgaTAAAAGTGAAGCTCGAGGAAAAAGTGTAAAAGCATTTCACAAGAGTTTAGTACCGGTACTATGATTACAGAGATGCTATAGACATTAAAACagagataatttttaaatgatactggagaaatacatgttgttttgtgaattaaaaacctatcctatatataaggcaaaaaatataattttaatgaatattatttactggtattttcttaactgggtttcactgcaaattcaaaatacgcaaaataaattttctgtgtctaccctagatgtcagcatgcagtgatggttcaatactgaacaataagaagacttaatataaaaagtggcactattgacttcttgtattgtaccatgcaaacaaaataatagttttctgaacatgtacagcaacacaagttgtaattgcacactggtagtcttagaataataaaatttaaaatgattgcaaaagCATTAATTACAGTGGTAAAATAAGGtatctaacagtatttttaatatatatttgcatttcacgtgaaaaaaaacgtcgtttacgcaaaatctcccccttagccaagttggtaagggggagattctcccacatagcagctttgaaaggttaacaggtatggaaattgatatgatttaaactaaaaaaaaatatacatcatctAATCACATCGATATAATATATGAAACAGACAAAACAATGCACCTTGCATGATGGTTGAATAATGTTCTTCACTACATCTTCAATGATATATGAAAGTAcctttcttaaattttctttttagatacatttagaaccattttaacaagaccttggactttcggttggacgaagctatctatttcttgcgtcaaaacaagttaaaaatagtgtcgcggtttcaagcgaaatatgcaccgattgcgtagcaTTAGCTCAAAAgccttgttgatttcaaagagttATCGCttagtggccagcaatgaaatagacaggcctaagtcacattgctgtttgacacaactacccgaagtccaagctcttgttaaaaggTTCTAACATCACTATGTGTAGTTCATTTACAAGATATAAGCTTacaaaaactaaataaagataCTCACTACCAAGCTGTGCATCAAACTTTATGAATTATACATGTGCATCTTGTTCTCTTTTTAGGGCAGAGTGCtgtatgatatgataatatacaaaaaaaatcttgacaatgAGACTTCATGTGTTCTGATAGAATGTGACCATGAAGTGTCGAAAGAAgttatttcactttttaaaaaatacaaaattagaAAAAAGGTAAGTAAACTGATAGAAGtcataaagaaatttttaaactttggtttgttgtaatttttttttgagaatGCATTATCGATGTACCCTTTTTTACTCTTATTTTTTGCTACatcaattaagaaaaatttttaTCTGATTAAATTGGACTCTTTTTTGCAGGTTGATATAACTGAAGTAAGTGATGAATACAGGACCTTTGCAGCTCTCCCATCAGAAGAGTTAGGAAAGAGGTTATGGCTGCCATTTAAACAAGGGGAGGTCACTCTGGCACATCCTGATCCACGATTAGAACAGTTTGGTTGGAGAGTTGTAGCAAAAGACGGGTCTGAAGTTCTTGCAGGTACGAAGCAGATGAATGAGTTATGATAAATGACCTGACaaattttattgtgttttgaatgtcatttttattctacaaaaaagTTGACTATGTTGTTATGCTTACAATAAGATAAATATTGGCAGTTTAAAACGTGTAAAATGTCCCCACTTAgttaatatttgtataaattcgGTAGCTTTTATAATTGAATTTATTTCCTGAATATgtgtattaaacaaaattaatacattaataatttgtatgaattaaaatcatacaatatatattcTCTTTATGATATTTTCAGCAATAGACCCAGGTTGCGAGATAGAAACCAGGGAGGAGAAGGAATACCACATACAGAGATACAAAGTGGGGCTACCAGAGGGGACTGTGGACCTACCCCCAGGAAACTGTCTACCACTGGAGAGTAACCTGGTCTTCCATGATGGAGGTTAAcgaacttttctttttatttatgctATTATTGACCGAAATTTTACCAacagctacatgtattaattgtttttctttttatgacaTTAGAACTACTATGGTATCAGTTAACTGAAGATTCAATActtgtacattgtaattgaattattggtattggggagggggggcataaatgtatatattttactctcaggtgttaaaaaaatgtaatgatgTGTCCTGCAAATAAAAAGTATTGAGGTATAATTTTGTAACAATTTTGACTGCAGTGAGTTTTACCAAGGGCTGTTACATTGGTCAGGAGCTGACTGCCCGGTCTTATCACACTGGAGTCATCAGGAAACGACTGGCTCCCATAGAGTTCGAAAGGtgtttattatgtttttataGATTAACTGGAATCTCCCAAAATAAAACTCTATGTATATTTATGA
This is a stretch of genomic DNA from Crassostrea angulata isolate pt1a10 chromosome 4, ASM2561291v2, whole genome shotgun sequence. It encodes these proteins:
- the LOC128180861 gene encoding putative transferase CAF17 homolog, mitochondrial, with translation MRLLKTNWLTIIQRRPISILCRCHKVETNNGDGISFPGRETRTYQEWKSWKLYNIKSRGMVRLQGADVFPFLQGLVTNDVFLLSGERESIYTMMLNSQGRVLYDMIIYKKNLDNETSCVLIECDHEVSKEVISLFKKYKIRKKVDITEVSDEYRTFAALPSEELGKRLWLPFKQGEVTLAHPDPRLEQFGWRVVAKDGSEVLAAIDPGCEIETREEKEYHIQRYKVGLPEGTVDLPPGNCLPLESNLVFHDGVSFTKGCYIGQELTARSYHTGVIRKRLAPIEFERVPENIQSGVTIETEDTKKNAGKYRNSVDRFGLGLIRLAEMKKRLVIPSSDGHLYSVKAHIPSWWPQEGEITVQQ